A genomic window from Sporosarcina sp. Marseille-Q4063 includes:
- the queF gene encoding preQ(1) synthase: MAGRDESTLTGLTLLGNQHTEYKDTYNPGVLEAIDNLHTKRDYFVKFNCPEFTSLCPQTGQPDFATMYISFIPDKKLVESKALKLYLFSFRNHGDFHEDCVNIIMDDLIELIDPRYIEVWGKFTPRGGLSIDPYCNYGKPGTKYEQMAEHRMMNHDMNPEKIDNR, from the coding sequence TTGGCTGGAAGAGATGAATCAACATTGACAGGTTTAACATTGTTAGGAAATCAACATACGGAGTACAAAGACACCTATAATCCAGGAGTTTTGGAAGCGATTGACAATTTACACACAAAACGTGATTATTTCGTGAAATTCAATTGTCCAGAATTTACATCATTGTGCCCTCAAACAGGTCAACCAGACTTTGCAACAATGTACATTAGTTTTATACCCGATAAAAAACTTGTTGAAAGTAAAGCATTGAAATTATATTTATTCAGCTTCCGAAATCACGGTGATTTTCACGAAGACTGCGTCAATATCATCATGGATGATTTAATCGAATTAATTGACCCTAGATACATCGAAGTATGGGGAAAGTTCACGCCGCGTGGCGGATTATCCATTGATCCTTACTGCAATTACGGGAAACCAGGAACAAAATATGAACAGATGGCCGAGCACCGGATGATGAACCATGATATGAATCCGGAAAAAATCGATAATCGCTGA
- a CDS encoding HIT family protein, with amino-acid sequence MRRITLSNGKTVEVECLSCALTSGVIEPDGGVVIETEFFHAHQDVAYPIKGLIILASKRHIKCFDELTEVEKIDYINILSKIRKAQREVLGIEYVYYFYNEDTTHHFHTWMVPRYEWMYEFGRSVESIRPVLLHARNEMNIEENMKDVMNAIKALTEELTP; translated from the coding sequence ATGAGGAGAATAACTTTATCAAACGGAAAAACAGTTGAAGTTGAATGTTTAAGTTGTGCATTGACAAGTGGAGTTATCGAACCAGATGGAGGAGTGGTAATTGAAACTGAATTCTTCCATGCTCATCAAGATGTTGCATACCCGATAAAAGGACTAATTATTTTAGCTTCCAAGCGTCATATTAAATGTTTTGATGAATTAACCGAGGTAGAAAAGATTGATTATATAAATATTCTATCAAAAATTAGAAAGGCGCAAAGGGAAGTTTTGGGAATTGAATATGTTTATTATTTTTACAATGAAGATACAACGCATCATTTCCATACATGGATGGTTCCGCGCTATGAATGGATGTACGAATTTGGCCGTTCAGTAGAATCGATTAGACCTGTTCTACTCCACGCTAGGAATGAAATGAATATTGAAGAAAATATGAAAGATGTAATGAACGCTATTAAGGCTCTGACTGAAGAATTAACACCCTAA
- a CDS encoding NUDIX hydrolase: MKRVDVVYVLLFDKHEKNVLLVKNKGEAASYYTLPGGAVEKGETLEEAAIREVKEETGLDVQIDGVFTVSEAFFQEKGHHAIFFTFLGQITGGEINISIPEEIEEITWMDPQLAEKYIHITMEYEGVINSKTKVPYILREIGRSSYMKK; encoded by the coding sequence ATGAAAAGGGTTGATGTTGTATACGTCCTTCTATTTGATAAACACGAAAAGAATGTATTATTAGTGAAAAATAAAGGAGAAGCAGCGTCTTATTATACACTTCCTGGTGGAGCGGTAGAGAAGGGCGAAACGCTTGAAGAAGCTGCTATTCGTGAAGTAAAAGAAGAAACAGGATTAGATGTCCAAATAGATGGCGTTTTTACCGTTAGTGAAGCGTTTTTTCAAGAAAAAGGACATCATGCTATATTCTTTACTTTCCTGGGACAAATAACTGGTGGAGAAATAAATATCTCGATTCCGGAAGAAATTGAGGAAATTACTTGGATGGACCCCCAACTGGCAGAAAAATATATACATATAACAATGGAATATGAGGGGGTGATAAACAGCAAAACGAAGGTTCCATATATTCTTAGAGAAATTGGCAGATCATCATATATGAAAAAATAG
- a CDS encoding helix-turn-helix transcriptional regulator, whose translation MLKNRVRELRARHDFTQIELAKRVGVTRQTIGFIEKGEFSPSVTLSLKLARELKCSINELFWLEGEEENEK comes from the coding sequence ATGCTGAAGAATAGGGTCAGAGAATTAAGAGCGCGGCATGATTTTACGCAAATAGAACTTGCAAAACGCGTGGGGGTTACGCGACAGACCATCGGTTTTATCGAAAAAGGAGAATTTTCGCCGTCCGTTACATTGTCATTGAAACTTGCCCGTGAACTCAAGTGTAGTATTAATGAATTATTTTGGTTGGAAGGGGAGGAAGAAAATGAAAAGTGA
- a CDS encoding TetR/AcrR family transcriptional regulator, producing the protein MDSIPRKIAILNAASKIVAEKGIFYLTLDAVAEKAGISKGGLLYHYRSKEVLVEKMVEHLATNYQSKIDNHATEDPEEKGKWTRAYLDVTFKNTYHNKDMHAGLLAAKAVNPDLLDPIHEAYSKWQSNIENDGLDPTMATIIRLATDGIWLADLFEINPIEDEQKELVYNTLRNWTQK; encoded by the coding sequence ATGGATAGTATACCTAGAAAAATAGCCATTCTGAACGCCGCATCTAAAATTGTTGCTGAAAAAGGCATCTTTTATTTAACGCTGGATGCGGTAGCGGAGAAAGCGGGAATTAGTAAGGGCGGCTTGCTATATCACTATCGATCGAAAGAAGTATTAGTCGAGAAAATGGTTGAGCATCTGGCCACTAATTATCAAAGCAAAATAGATAACCACGCTACTGAAGACCCCGAAGAAAAAGGTAAATGGACACGTGCCTATCTGGATGTCACTTTTAAAAACACCTATCACAACAAGGATATGCATGCCGGATTACTTGCAGCAAAAGCAGTCAATCCAGACTTGCTGGATCCGATTCATGAAGCTTATTCGAAATGGCAATCCAATATTGAAAACGACGGCTTAGACCCGACCATGGCGACGATTATTCGCCTGGCGACGGATGGAATTTGGTTAGCTGATCTTTTTGAAATCAATCCGATTGAAGATGAGCAAAAAGAATTGGTCTATAATACGTTGAGAAATTGGACGCAGAAATAA
- a CDS encoding L-carnitine dehydrogenase, translated as MAANIKPVEKLAVIGTGVIGNGWIARFLAQGYQVVAFDPSEGAEERTRSAIERAWPSLVQMGLAPNASTDNVIFVSTIEEAVKDADLIQENVPEREKLKKSVLQSIDRFSKPDAIIASSTSGIMPSVLQEGLHHPERLIVAHPFNPVYILPLVELVGGRATSPSIMETAKIFYKAIEMKPLIVKKEIEGHVADRLMEALWRESLHLVNDGIATTEEIDASIIYGAGLRWAQMGPFLTFHLAGGDKGMRHMLEQFGPALKLPWTKLEAPELTENLKEKVIEGCETHAGDVSIAELEEKRNEFLVKLLNLVEEYWHEPNKVSV; from the coding sequence ATGGCTGCGAACATCAAACCTGTCGAAAAACTTGCTGTAATTGGTACCGGTGTTATTGGAAACGGTTGGATTGCACGGTTTTTGGCCCAAGGATACCAAGTAGTCGCTTTTGATCCGAGCGAAGGAGCGGAGGAACGAACACGCTCAGCGATTGAACGGGCGTGGCCTTCTCTGGTACAAATGGGATTAGCGCCGAATGCGTCGACTGACAATGTTATCTTCGTTTCGACAATTGAAGAAGCAGTTAAGGATGCCGATTTAATTCAAGAAAATGTTCCTGAAAGGGAAAAACTGAAAAAAAGTGTTTTGCAGTCGATTGACAGATTTTCGAAACCTGATGCAATTATCGCATCGAGCACGTCCGGAATCATGCCAAGCGTTCTACAAGAGGGCCTTCATCACCCAGAACGCTTAATTGTAGCGCATCCATTTAATCCTGTTTATATTTTACCGCTTGTAGAACTGGTAGGGGGTCGCGCAACATCTCCTTCAATAATGGAGACAGCTAAGATTTTCTACAAGGCAATCGAAATGAAGCCTTTAATTGTCAAAAAAGAAATCGAGGGGCATGTGGCGGATCGATTAATGGAAGCCTTATGGCGCGAGTCTTTACATCTGGTGAATGATGGAATTGCAACGACTGAAGAAATTGATGCTTCAATCATTTACGGTGCCGGGCTTCGCTGGGCGCAAATGGGACCATTTTTGACTTTCCATTTAGCGGGTGGAGACAAAGGAATGCGTCATATGCTTGAACAGTTCGGCCCTGCGCTTAAGCTTCCGTGGACAAAATTAGAAGCGCCTGAATTAACTGAGAACTTGAAGGAGAAGGTTATTGAGGGCTGTGAAACCCATGCGGGAGATGTATCAATTGCGGAATTAGAAGAGAAACGGAATGAGTTTCTCGTGAAATTACTTAATCTGGTAGAAGAGTATTGGCATGAGCCAAACAAAGTGTCTGTCTGA
- a CDS encoding small multi-drug export protein has product MFEYFLVFLGAAIPWLEIALVIPLGIISGLSPVWVILTAFIGNMLTVLVVIVGFQKVKEWMESRNRKKGKAESKRTERGKRIWNKYGMPGVALLGPIVIGTHIAAFIGLLFGANKTNATVWMSISIALWSLVFGIATALGFDLFTRNF; this is encoded by the coding sequence ATGTTTGAGTATTTTTTAGTGTTTTTAGGCGCGGCAATTCCGTGGTTGGAAATAGCGCTAGTGATACCATTAGGCATAATAAGCGGTCTATCTCCCGTTTGGGTGATTCTAACTGCATTCATTGGGAATATGTTGACAGTTCTAGTTGTAATTGTTGGATTCCAAAAAGTAAAAGAATGGATGGAGTCCAGAAATCGTAAAAAAGGAAAAGCAGAATCTAAACGAACGGAGCGTGGCAAACGAATTTGGAATAAGTACGGCATGCCAGGCGTTGCTCTACTAGGACCAATTGTAATTGGAACACATATCGCGGCCTTCATCGGACTGCTTTTCGGTGCGAATAAAACAAATGCCACAGTTTGGATGTCTATCAGCATCGCGCTTTGGTCGCTAGTATTCGGAATTGCCACCGCGCTCGGATTTGATCTTTTCACACGGAACTTTTAG
- a CDS encoding NUDIX domain-containing protein — protein MNSTKNNGFKFLEFINIKEIEIKFYQPVAGSFAIVKCEGKYLLCYNVWRQQWEFPAGHREQDETPKECAMRELYEETGQVVANLEFKGLLKVKNTMNGFIKYNPVYFAVIETLQPFMGNEETTEIMLWDLNEEIGVIDEVDLKIVDYV, from the coding sequence TTGAATAGCACTAAGAATAATGGCTTTAAGTTTCTTGAATTTATTAATATTAAAGAAATAGAAATAAAGTTTTATCAGCCAGTAGCAGGTTCTTTTGCAATCGTAAAGTGTGAAGGGAAATATCTTCTTTGTTATAACGTTTGGCGTCAACAATGGGAATTTCCGGCAGGTCATAGAGAGCAGGATGAGACGCCAAAAGAATGCGCTATGAGAGAACTTTATGAAGAGACTGGACAAGTCGTGGCTAATCTCGAGTTCAAAGGGTTATTAAAGGTGAAAAATACAATGAATGGATTCATTAAATATAATCCAGTTTACTTCGCTGTCATTGAAACATTACAACCATTTATGGGAAATGAAGAAACAACGGAAATAATGCTTTGGGATTTAAATGAGGAAATTGGTGTTATAGATGAGGTGGACTTAAAGATAGTAGATTATGTTTGA
- a CDS encoding MFS transporter, protein MRNFVYLIVFISFFDLFSQLPIMSPFADSLGATPFVIGLAVGIYSFSNMIGNVISGFMTDKRGPFLILVFGLFASAVSLLLYFAITDPVSLLGVRFIHGFMEGLIVPAAFTFLANRTEETNRGRSVAISGAFVGLAAIIGPAYGGIVAAKTSPAFVMAINGIMMFLIAVAAFFVLRSFKYVRKKQISNNQTRVRHLFRSPGMVRSFTGAFFLMFSQGVLALVLPLKVVSLGFDAKTSGMLLSAFGVTAVLIFLLPVNRIFDHVRPIITLAFGLSMMGISMLFLSQLEELNFLYISMIIYGIGFAFLFPSINSLLIDSSSPEFRGKAYGYFYAFFSIGAVVGSSVIGLLDLEFSGSFLLTGIILIVIAVYSLIGNTKKNSFDNAPPIS, encoded by the coding sequence ATGCGAAACTTTGTTTATCTCATTGTATTTATTTCCTTCTTCGATTTATTTTCCCAACTTCCGATAATGAGCCCTTTCGCTGATTCATTAGGCGCAACTCCTTTTGTTATTGGACTTGCAGTTGGTATTTATTCGTTTTCTAATATGATTGGTAATGTTATTTCTGGATTTATGACTGATAAACGCGGCCCATTTCTAATTTTGGTTTTCGGATTATTTGCGTCAGCGGTTTCTCTACTCTTATACTTCGCAATCACTGATCCAGTCAGTTTGCTTGGCGTTCGTTTCATTCACGGTTTTATGGAAGGTCTGATTGTTCCAGCAGCATTTACTTTTTTAGCGAACCGTACGGAGGAAACTAATCGCGGAAGAAGCGTTGCCATTTCGGGCGCATTTGTCGGATTGGCTGCCATTATAGGGCCTGCATACGGCGGGATTGTCGCAGCAAAAACCAGTCCCGCATTCGTCATGGCGATTAATGGGATTATGATGTTCTTAATCGCGGTTGCCGCATTCTTCGTTCTCCGTTCATTTAAATATGTTCGTAAGAAGCAAATTTCAAATAACCAAACGCGAGTCAGACATTTATTTCGTTCACCTGGTATGGTTCGTTCTTTTACCGGCGCCTTCTTCCTCATGTTCTCACAAGGGGTTTTAGCACTGGTCTTGCCGTTAAAAGTTGTCTCGCTCGGTTTTGATGCCAAAACAAGCGGCATGTTGCTAAGCGCATTCGGCGTGACGGCAGTTCTGATCTTTTTACTCCCGGTCAACCGAATATTCGACCATGTTCGCCCGATTATAACGCTCGCATTCGGATTGTCAATGATGGGCATTAGTATGCTGTTCTTAAGTCAACTAGAAGAATTGAACTTCTTATACATTTCGATGATTATTTACGGTATCGGATTTGCATTTTTATTCCCTTCCATCAACTCTTTGCTGATCGATTCGTCTTCTCCCGAGTTTCGCGGGAAAGCGTATGGCTACTTTTATGCATTCTTTTCAATTGGGGCTGTCGTGGGATCAAGTGTCATCGGTTTATTAGATTTAGAATTCTCGGGTTCTTTCCTGTTAACCGGCATTATTTTAATTGTCATCGCTGTTTATTCCCTCATCGGGAATACGAAAAAAAATTCGTTTGACAATGCGCCGCCTATCAGCTAA
- a CDS encoding thioesterase family protein yields the protein MEHNTFTFQSNVKKEWVDYNGHMNDAAYAQVFSLAVDAFMDFIGLAEAAREKHAYTIFTLETHLCYLQEANEGEGLQVSVQLLDVDDKRLHVFFTMKNNGGDIIATSEQMLMGIDTNEGKAAAFPSPIAATIEKLSQADKKIETPKQVGRKIGIRRNRV from the coding sequence ATGGAACATAATACTTTTACCTTTCAAAGTAATGTAAAAAAAGAATGGGTTGACTATAACGGACATATGAACGACGCTGCCTATGCACAAGTATTTAGTCTTGCAGTGGATGCGTTTATGGATTTTATAGGATTAGCTGAAGCGGCGCGCGAAAAGCATGCTTATACGATTTTTACGCTTGAAACACACTTATGTTATTTACAAGAAGCGAATGAAGGGGAAGGACTTCAAGTTTCCGTGCAATTATTGGATGTTGATGACAAACGTCTGCATGTATTTTTCACGATGAAAAATAACGGCGGCGACATCATTGCAACGAGTGAACAAATGTTAATGGGAATCGATACCAACGAAGGAAAAGCCGCGGCTTTTCCGTCCCCGATTGCCGCAACAATTGAGAAGCTATCCCAAGCGGATAAAAAAATAGAAACTCCGAAACAAGTGGGTAGGAAAATCGGTATTCGTCGAAATCGCGTCTAG
- a CDS encoding 3-keto-5-aminohexanoate cleavage protein, producing the protein MKNKVLLTAAVTGAGDTTGISDLVPVTPKEIADSAIESAKAGATVAHIHARDPKTGGVSHDMDHYREIVDRIRESEVDVVINITAGGGGDFIPSLDTPAAGGNGTFIQTPEERHKPVGELLPEMCTLDCGSVNFGDTIYMSPTEWLRDHARLIQKSGVKPELECFDTGHLRFAKQLIDEGLIDGDPMFQFCLGIPWGAEADAETIMYFKNRLPENGHWSAFGIGRMQLPIAMQTAMLGGNIRVGLEDNLYISRGVPASNEQLVDKAVEMLHSNGIEVMTPQEARVYYELRNPHGGVL; encoded by the coding sequence ATGAAGAACAAGGTATTACTAACAGCTGCTGTAACAGGTGCAGGGGACACAACTGGAATTAGCGATTTGGTGCCAGTCACGCCAAAAGAGATTGCGGACTCGGCTATCGAATCAGCAAAAGCAGGTGCGACAGTCGCTCATATTCATGCACGTGATCCAAAAACAGGTGGCGTAAGTCATGATATGGATCATTACCGTGAGATTGTTGATCGCATTCGTGAATCGGAAGTTGATGTTGTTATCAATATCACTGCGGGTGGCGGCGGCGATTTTATCCCTAGTTTAGATACACCTGCTGCAGGTGGAAATGGAACATTTATACAAACGCCTGAAGAACGTCATAAACCAGTAGGCGAACTACTTCCTGAAATGTGCACGCTGGACTGCGGAAGTGTCAACTTTGGCGATACGATTTATATGAGCCCGACTGAATGGTTGAGAGATCATGCGAGGCTCATTCAAAAAAGTGGCGTGAAACCTGAATTGGAATGTTTTGATACAGGACATCTTCGTTTTGCAAAACAATTAATTGACGAAGGATTAATCGATGGAGATCCAATGTTTCAATTTTGCCTAGGAATTCCATGGGGTGCGGAAGCAGATGCGGAAACAATCATGTACTTTAAAAATCGTTTGCCTGAAAATGGGCACTGGTCAGCATTCGGGATAGGTCGCATGCAATTGCCGATTGCCATGCAAACCGCAATGCTAGGCGGAAACATCCGCGTCGGTTTGGAAGATAACCTGTACATTTCAAGAGGCGTTCCGGCAAGTAACGAACAACTCGTTGATAAAGCGGTTGAAATGTTGCACAGCAATGGAATCGAAGTAATGACGCCGCAAGAGGCGCGAGTTTACTACGAATTAAGAAACCCTCACGGAGGTGTTCTATAA
- a CDS encoding diaminopimelate dehydrogenase produces MTKKIRIGIAGYGNLGRGVESAIAQNDDMELIGVFTRRNPDDLTLLNDKIPVYAHDSILEFKEKIDVLILCGGSKNDLPEQGPELAKHFSTIDSFDTHAEIPNYYEAVDQSAKPNKNTSIISVGWDPGLFSINRLYGEAVLSEGTTYTFWGKGLSQGHSDAVRRVPGVKGAVQYTIPNEDGVNQVRSGTLPELSTREKHTRECYVVLEEGADANEVEQAIVTMPNYFSDYDTTVTFITEEELKRDHAAMPHGGFVIRSGKTGNDTNQVMEYSMKLDSNPEFTSSVLVAYARAAYRLNQNGDFGAKTVFDVAPGLLSKKTAADLRKELL; encoded by the coding sequence ATGACGAAGAAAATTAGAATCGGAATAGCTGGATATGGAAATTTAGGCAGGGGTGTCGAGTCGGCAATTGCACAGAACGATGATATGGAATTAATCGGTGTTTTTACGAGAAGAAATCCAGATGACCTGACATTACTAAACGATAAAATTCCCGTGTATGCACACGACTCAATTCTAGAGTTTAAAGAGAAAATTGATGTATTGATCTTATGCGGCGGATCCAAAAATGATTTGCCAGAACAAGGACCTGAATTGGCAAAACATTTCTCTACCATTGATAGTTTTGACACACATGCAGAAATCCCAAATTATTACGAAGCAGTGGATCAGTCCGCAAAACCAAACAAAAATACTTCGATCATATCGGTTGGTTGGGATCCAGGCTTATTTTCGATTAATCGTCTGTACGGAGAAGCTGTTTTATCCGAAGGAACTACTTATACATTTTGGGGTAAAGGACTTAGCCAAGGACACTCTGATGCAGTAAGAAGAGTTCCTGGTGTTAAAGGAGCAGTGCAATATACGATTCCTAATGAAGATGGAGTGAATCAAGTTCGTAGTGGAACACTTCCGGAACTATCAACCCGCGAAAAGCATACACGCGAATGTTACGTAGTCCTTGAAGAAGGCGCAGATGCAAATGAAGTGGAACAAGCAATTGTAACGATGCCGAATTATTTTTCAGATTATGATACGACAGTGACGTTTATTACAGAGGAAGAACTGAAGCGAGATCATGCAGCGATGCCACACGGAGGATTTGTCATTCGTAGCGGTAAAACAGGTAACGATACCAATCAAGTGATGGAGTATTCTATGAAGCTCGATAGCAATCCTGAGTTCACATCAAGTGTTCTCGTTGCATATGCACGGGCAGCTTATCGGTTGAATCAAAACGGTGATTTTGGTGCGAAAACTGTTTTTGATGTCGCGCCTGGATTATTGTCGAAGAAAACTGCGGCAGATCTACGGAAAGAATTGCTATAA
- the argF gene encoding ornithine carbamoyltransferase: MIKLAESDKELEAGLKGRDLLSLLDLTSEEVLYLIDKAIKLKKDTTDGKLDQVLAGKTLGMIFEKHSTRTRISFEVGMIHLGGHAMFMNARDLQIGRGESISDTGKVLSEYLDGVMIRANSHEMVKELAEHTSVPVINGLTDIFHPCQALADLLTIIEVKGSLKGKKLAYIGDGNNVAHSLVIAAAHAGMHVTIGTPEEYTCDHEIIQQAKKLALFNGGSVLETTNPIEAVNGADAIYTDVWTSMGQEEEMFQRLEAFKDFQINDELIAHAKKDYIFLHCLPAHREEEVATSVIDGPNSYVFQQAGNRLHAQKAVLATLL; this comes from the coding sequence ATGATTAAATTAGCGGAAAGTGATAAGGAATTAGAAGCGGGATTAAAAGGAAGAGATCTTCTTAGTTTACTTGATTTAACGAGCGAGGAAGTTTTATATTTGATTGATAAGGCAATCAAGCTTAAAAAAGATACAACGGATGGCAAACTTGACCAGGTTTTGGCGGGGAAAACGTTAGGGATGATTTTCGAGAAGCATTCGACGAGAACGCGTATTTCATTTGAAGTAGGGATGATTCATTTAGGCGGGCATGCGATGTTTATGAATGCGCGCGATTTACAAATCGGGCGCGGCGAGTCGATTTCAGATACGGGAAAAGTCCTCTCGGAGTATTTGGACGGCGTGATGATACGTGCAAATTCTCATGAAATGGTAAAAGAATTAGCGGAACATACGTCTGTTCCAGTCATCAATGGGTTAACAGATATTTTTCATCCATGCCAAGCGTTAGCTGATCTACTTACAATTATAGAAGTAAAAGGATCATTAAAAGGTAAGAAATTGGCGTATATTGGTGATGGGAATAATGTTGCGCACTCCTTAGTCATCGCAGCAGCTCATGCTGGAATGCACGTAACAATTGGAACGCCTGAAGAATACACGTGTGACCATGAAATAATACAACAGGCGAAGAAATTAGCCTTGTTTAATGGGGGCAGCGTCCTAGAAACAACGAATCCGATTGAAGCTGTAAATGGAGCAGATGCAATTTATACAGATGTTTGGACCAGCATGGGGCAGGAGGAAGAAATGTTCCAACGTCTTGAAGCATTTAAAGATTTTCAAATTAACGATGAATTAATAGCGCACGCAAAAAAGGACTATATATTTTTGCATTGCTTGCCAGCACATCGTGAAGAAGAGGTCGCGACATCGGTTATCGACGGGCCGAATTCTTATGTATTCCAACAAGCAGGCAATCGATTGCATGCGCAAAAAGCCGTATTAGCGACATTATTATAA
- a CDS encoding M42 family metallopeptidase: MTKLDETLTMLKDLTDAKGIPGNEREARDVMKKYIEPFSDKVEQDGLGSLIASKTGDDKGPKIMVAGHLDEVGFMISKIDDKGFLSFQTVGGWWSQVMLAQRVTIVTRSGDTVTGVIGSKPPHILSPEARKKPVDIKDMFIDVGATSKEEAMKWGILPGDMVVPYFEFTVMNNEKLLLAKAWDNRIGIAIAIDVLKGLKGENHPNVVFGVGAAQEEVGLRGARTAATKIQPDIGFAVDVGIAGDTPGITSKEATGKMGDGPQILLFDASMVSHKGLRDLVVDTAEEKGIPYQFETIPGGGTDAGAIHISGSGVPSLAICIPTRYIHSHAGILHRDDYENTVKLIIEVIKKLDRETVNKITFE, translated from the coding sequence TTGACAAAACTTGACGAAACATTAACGATGCTCAAAGATTTAACGGACGCGAAAGGCATTCCGGGTAACGAGCGTGAAGCGCGGGATGTCATGAAAAAGTATATCGAACCGTTTAGTGATAAAGTTGAGCAAGATGGACTAGGTTCTCTAATTGCTTCGAAAACTGGTGATGACAAGGGCCCGAAAATAATGGTTGCAGGTCATCTTGATGAAGTTGGCTTTATGATTTCGAAGATTGATGATAAAGGATTCTTATCATTCCAAACTGTTGGCGGTTGGTGGTCACAAGTAATGCTGGCACAACGCGTCACAATCGTCACACGCAGTGGAGATACTGTAACAGGCGTTATCGGATCAAAACCTCCGCATATTCTTTCTCCGGAAGCGAGAAAGAAACCAGTTGATATTAAAGATATGTTTATTGACGTTGGTGCAACTTCCAAGGAAGAAGCAATGAAGTGGGGAATTTTACCGGGAGATATGGTTGTACCTTATTTCGAATTCACCGTGATGAACAATGAAAAGCTGTTGCTTGCGAAAGCATGGGATAATCGAATTGGGATTGCGATTGCAATCGATGTTCTCAAAGGGTTGAAAGGTGAAAATCATCCGAACGTAGTATTCGGCGTCGGAGCAGCTCAAGAAGAAGTCGGTCTCCGCGGTGCACGCACTGCTGCAACAAAAATCCAGCCAGACATCGGATTTGCAGTAGACGTCGGGATTGCAGGAGACACACCTGGAATTACATCGAAAGAAGCAACTGGAAAGATGGGCGATGGCCCGCAAATTTTACTCTTTGACGCATCGATGGTATCGCATAAAGGCTTGCGAGATCTAGTTGTCGATACGGCTGAAGAAAAAGGAATTCCATATCAGTTCGAAACAATCCCTGGCGGCGGTACAGACGCAGGTGCCATCCATATTTCCGGAAGCGGCGTTCCATCACTAGCAATTTGTATTCCAACACGTTATATCCATTCACACGCGGGAATCTTGCATCGTGATGATTACGAAAACACAGTAAAACTGATCATTGAAGTGATTAAAAAGTTAGACCGTGAAACAGTTAATAAAATTACTTTTGAATGA
- a CDS encoding queuosine precursor transporter, with protein sequence MLYYLNGLFVGLLILSNVLAVKLFSIGDWIVLPAAVIIYVFTYPILDVITEAYGKKAARRTVLTGFLAQILAIVFIWIAIKLPAASFYENQQSFELIFTAGFRVTVASLVAYLVSQNLDVTIFDKLKKRHGEKKLWVRNNLSTMASQLVDTAIFISIAFYGTMPLGVLIGMIFSQYIFKFLVAILDTPVVYALVAICRRAEKKEKLDTATARI encoded by the coding sequence ATGTTGTATTATTTAAATGGCCTATTTGTCGGATTATTGATTTTGTCCAATGTATTGGCAGTAAAGTTATTCAGTATCGGCGATTGGATTGTGTTGCCTGCTGCCGTCATTATTTATGTTTTTACCTATCCAATTTTGGATGTCATAACAGAAGCTTACGGAAAAAAAGCCGCACGACGTACCGTTTTGACGGGTTTTCTGGCACAGATTTTGGCAATCGTGTTCATATGGATCGCTATTAAATTGCCTGCTGCGTCTTTCTATGAAAACCAACAATCATTTGAATTAATCTTTACAGCCGGCTTCCGTGTCACAGTCGCAAGTCTTGTCGCTTATCTTGTCAGTCAGAACTTAGATGTAACGATTTTTGACAAGTTGAAAAAACGGCATGGCGAAAAGAAATTGTGGGTCAGAAATAACCTATCGACGATGGCGAGTCAACTTGTCGACACGGCTATTTTCATCTCGATTGCTTTTTACGGCACGATGCCGTTAGGTGTACTCATTGGAATGATTTTCAGTCAGTATATTTTCAAATTCCTTGTCGCGATATTGGATACGCCGGTTGTTTATGCGCTTGTTGCAATTTGCAGAAGAGCTGAGAAAAAAGAAAAATTGGATACAGCAACTGCACGCATTTGA